The Saccharopolyspora gloriosae genome window below encodes:
- the murG gene encoding undecaprenyldiphospho-muramoylpentapeptide beta-N-acetylglucosaminyltransferase, whose translation MSGQQPAPGYPARRGLSVVVAGGGTAGHIEPALALADAVRRLRPDARITALGTERGLENRLVPARGYPLELVPPVPMPRKPSAELLKMPGKVWDSVRKTKDVLERVEADVVVGFGGYVSLPAYLAARGKTPIVVHEANARAGMANKVGARFAERILAATPDSGLAGARPIGIPLRESITGLDRAALRMQARQFFGLHPHAPTILVFGGSQGAQTLNTAFSGAAQALGRAGIGVLHAHGPKNTLAVQQVPGAPIYNAVPYLERMDLAYAAADLVVCRSGAMTVAEVSAVGLPAVFVPLPHGNGEQALNAQPVVSAGGALLVSDEDMTPDKVINEILPLGRDPQRLQMMSRATLGTGHREADQVLARIVLEVAGQ comes from the coding sequence TTGAGCGGGCAGCAACCGGCCCCCGGATACCCCGCCCGGCGCGGCCTGTCGGTCGTCGTCGCAGGCGGCGGCACCGCCGGACACATCGAGCCGGCCCTCGCCCTGGCCGACGCCGTGCGCAGGCTGCGGCCCGACGCGCGCATCACCGCGCTCGGCACCGAGCGCGGCCTGGAGAACCGGCTGGTGCCCGCTCGCGGCTACCCGCTGGAACTGGTGCCGCCGGTGCCGATGCCGCGCAAACCCAGCGCCGAACTCCTGAAGATGCCGGGCAAGGTGTGGGACTCGGTGCGCAAGACGAAGGACGTGCTGGAACGCGTCGAAGCCGACGTCGTCGTCGGATTCGGCGGCTACGTATCGCTCCCCGCCTACCTGGCGGCGCGCGGCAAGACACCGATCGTCGTGCACGAGGCCAACGCCCGAGCGGGCATGGCGAACAAGGTCGGCGCCCGGTTCGCCGAGCGGATCTTGGCCGCCACCCCCGACAGCGGACTCGCCGGGGCCCGGCCCATCGGCATCCCGCTGCGGGAATCCATCACCGGCCTCGACCGCGCGGCGCTGCGCATGCAGGCCCGGCAGTTCTTCGGGCTGCACCCGCACGCGCCGACGATCCTCGTGTTCGGCGGCTCGCAGGGCGCGCAGACGCTGAACACCGCGTTCTCCGGTGCCGCGCAGGCGCTCGGCCGGGCGGGCATCGGAGTGCTGCACGCGCACGGCCCGAAGAACACCCTCGCCGTGCAGCAGGTGCCGGGTGCGCCGATCTACAACGCCGTGCCGTACCTGGAGCGGATGGACCTCGCCTACGCGGCGGCGGACCTCGTGGTGTGCCGCTCCGGGGCGATGACCGTCGCCGAGGTCTCCGCGGTCGGCCTGCCCGCGGTGTTCGTGCCGCTGCCGCACGGCAACGGGGAGCAGGCGCTCAACGCGCAGCCCGTCGTCTCCGCCGGCGGCGCGCTGCTCGTGTCCGATGAGGACATGACCCCGGACAAGGTCATCAACGAGATCCTGCCGCTGGGCCGCGACCCGCAGCGGCTGCAGATGATGAGTCGTGCCACGCTGGGCACCGGACATCGCGAAGCCGACCAGGTGCTCGCACGAATCGTGCTGGAGGTGGCCGGCCAGTGA
- the ftsW gene encoding putative lipid II flippase FtsW, which yields MATSTATARRPRRSSRPTGIAAITTPLTAWLTRPLASFHLLLAVFGLLTVFGLVMVLSASSVDSFTSAGSSYDIFIRQVIYCAAGLLLFYGALRLPVRQMRKHSLTVFGGCLLMLLLVLTPLGTERNGAQSWFVLGGVSFQPVEFAKIAFALWGAHVLVTKRGLLAQYRHLLVPVVPAAMMMFALVMLQPDLGSTITLFIVLLALMWFAGAPLRLFGVSVLGAITAAVVLAMVAQYRMDRITTFLDPASDPTGRGYHARQALFALADGGLFGRGLGQGWSKWQYLPNAHNDFIFAVIGEELGFVGCTVVLILFGTTAYVGMRIAARNTDPWIRLVAATLTAWLVGQAAINVGYVVGLLPITGLPLPLISSGGSSVVTSMLVFGLLANFARHEPEAIAALRSLGPGRVGKLLRLSTPEPYRPPAKRRAARTAPSTRPGARSAGAQPTRRGSPDARNRTAARGKTGSRAQTRGGHR from the coding sequence GTGGCCACCTCCACCGCCACCGCGCGCCGCCCGCGCCGCAGCAGCCGCCCCACCGGCATCGCCGCGATCACCACGCCGTTGACCGCGTGGCTCACCCGGCCGCTTGCCTCGTTCCACCTGCTGCTGGCCGTGTTCGGGCTGCTCACCGTGTTCGGCCTGGTGATGGTGCTGTCCGCGTCCAGCGTGGACTCGTTCACCAGCGCCGGATCGTCCTACGACATCTTCATCCGCCAGGTCATCTACTGCGCCGCCGGACTGCTGCTGTTCTACGGCGCGCTGCGGCTGCCGGTGCGGCAGATGCGCAAGCACAGCCTGACCGTGTTCGGCGGCTGCCTGCTGATGCTGCTGCTCGTGCTCACCCCGCTGGGCACCGAACGCAACGGCGCGCAGAGCTGGTTCGTGCTCGGCGGCGTCTCCTTCCAGCCCGTCGAATTCGCCAAGATCGCCTTCGCTCTCTGGGGCGCGCACGTGCTGGTGACCAAGCGCGGGCTGCTCGCGCAGTACCGGCACCTGCTGGTGCCCGTGGTGCCCGCCGCGATGATGATGTTCGCGCTGGTCATGCTCCAGCCCGACCTCGGCTCCACGATCACGCTGTTCATCGTGCTGCTCGCCCTGATGTGGTTCGCGGGCGCACCGCTGCGGCTGTTCGGCGTGTCCGTGCTCGGCGCCATCACCGCCGCCGTCGTGCTCGCGATGGTCGCGCAATACCGGATGGACCGGATCACCACCTTCCTGGACCCCGCCTCCGACCCCACCGGGCGCGGCTACCACGCGCGGCAGGCGCTGTTCGCGCTCGCCGACGGCGGGCTGTTCGGCCGCGGCCTCGGCCAAGGCTGGTCCAAGTGGCAGTACCTGCCCAACGCGCACAACGACTTCATCTTCGCCGTGATCGGCGAAGAACTCGGGTTCGTCGGCTGCACCGTCGTGCTGATCCTGTTCGGCACCACCGCCTACGTCGGCATGCGCATCGCCGCCCGCAACACCGACCCGTGGATCCGGCTCGTCGCCGCCACCCTCACCGCCTGGCTCGTCGGGCAGGCCGCGATCAACGTGGGCTACGTGGTGGGCCTGCTGCCGATCACCGGGCTGCCGCTGCCGCTGATCTCCTCCGGCGGCTCGTCGGTGGTGACCAGCATGCTGGTGTTCGGGCTGCTGGCGAACTTCGCCCGGCACGAACCCGAAGCGATCGCCGCGCTACGGTCCCTCGGACCGGGCCGCGTCGGGAAACTGCTGCGGCTGTCCACACCCGAGCCCTACCGCCCGCCGGCGAAACGCCGCGCGGCGCGCACCGCACCCTCGACTCGCCCTGGTGCGCGCAGCGCAGGGGCACAGCCGACCCGCCGGGGATCACCGGACGCGCGGAACCGCACCGCGGCCCGCGGCAAGACCGGATCCCGGGCACAGACACGAGGAGGACACCGTTGA
- the murD gene encoding UDP-N-acetylmuramoyl-L-alanine--D-glutamate ligase has product MARTLRGRRVLVAGAGVSGRSAAEALLAAGAEVTVTDASEERLAALDTVRDGGGHLVPGLLEPPDGTELLVTSPGWRPTAPLLAAAENAGIEILGEVELAWWLDRQRPEPADWLAVTGTNGKTTTVTMLEAILRAAGLDVVACGNVGLPVVDAVRAGHRVLAVELSSFQLHWSRSLAAHAGAVLNLADDHLDWHGTLDAYGAAKAKVYAGNVVAVHNADDDWSTRLSTGAGRPVSFTLGEPGPDQLGISGAALVDRAFGDREVLADVADVRPGGPHNLANALAAAALARAYGVPADAVKRGLREFEPGAHRSATVADIAGVTYVDDSKATNPHAADAALRAHDRVVWIAGGLLKGAEVDELVARNADRLAAVVLIGRDRAAFAEALARHAPHVPVEQVASGDDEGMSQAVTKAAAFADPGTAVLLAPAAASMDMFTDYAHRGRAFADAVRALPATIAPSDG; this is encoded by the coding sequence GTGGCGCGAACGTTGCGGGGGCGGCGGGTGCTCGTCGCGGGGGCCGGGGTGTCCGGGCGCTCGGCGGCGGAGGCGTTGCTGGCCGCCGGTGCCGAGGTCACCGTCACCGACGCGTCCGAAGAGCGGCTGGCCGCGCTCGACACCGTGCGCGACGGCGGAGGTCACCTCGTGCCCGGACTGCTCGAACCGCCCGACGGGACCGAGCTGCTGGTCACCAGCCCCGGCTGGCGGCCCACCGCGCCGCTGCTGGCCGCCGCCGAGAACGCCGGGATCGAGATCCTCGGCGAAGTCGAACTCGCCTGGTGGCTCGACCGGCAGCGCCCGGAACCCGCCGACTGGCTCGCCGTCACCGGCACCAACGGCAAGACCACCACCGTCACCATGCTCGAAGCCATCCTGCGCGCCGCCGGGCTCGACGTCGTCGCCTGCGGCAACGTCGGGCTCCCGGTCGTCGACGCGGTGCGCGCCGGGCACCGGGTGCTGGCGGTGGAACTGTCCAGCTTCCAGCTGCACTGGTCCCGGTCGCTGGCCGCGCACGCCGGAGCAGTGCTCAACCTCGCCGACGACCACCTCGACTGGCACGGCACCCTCGACGCCTACGGCGCGGCGAAGGCCAAGGTGTACGCGGGCAACGTCGTCGCCGTGCACAACGCCGACGACGACTGGTCCACCCGCCTGTCCACCGGAGCGGGCAGGCCCGTGTCGTTCACCCTCGGCGAGCCGGGACCGGACCAGCTCGGCATCTCCGGCGCCGCGCTCGTCGACCGCGCCTTCGGCGACCGCGAAGTCCTCGCCGACGTCGCCGACGTGCGCCCCGGCGGCCCGCACAACCTGGCCAACGCGCTCGCCGCCGCCGCGCTCGCCCGCGCCTACGGCGTGCCCGCCGACGCCGTCAAGCGCGGACTCCGCGAATTCGAACCCGGCGCGCACCGCTCCGCGACGGTCGCCGACATCGCCGGAGTGACCTACGTCGACGACTCCAAGGCCACCAACCCGCACGCCGCCGACGCCGCGCTGCGCGCGCACGACCGCGTCGTGTGGATCGCGGGCGGACTGCTCAAAGGCGCCGAAGTCGACGAACTCGTCGCCCGCAACGCCGACCGGCTCGCCGCCGTGGTGCTCATCGGCCGCGACCGCGCCGCATTCGCCGAAGCACTCGCCCGACACGCCCCGCACGTGCCCGTGGAGCAGGTCGCGTCGGGAGACGATGAGGGCATGTCCCAGGCCGTGACCAAGGCCGCCGCGTTCGCCGACCCCGGCACGGCGGTGCTGCTCGCCCCCGCCGCCGCTTCGATGGACATGTTCACCGACTACGCGCACCGGGGCCGGGCCTTCGCCGACGCCGTGCGGGCGCTGCCCGCCACGATCGCCCCCTCCGACGGGTGA